In one Hyphomicrobiales bacterium genomic region, the following are encoded:
- a CDS encoding metal ABC transporter permease, with protein sequence MIEFLQLDFPSILLGTLAALSCGLLGNFLVLRKQALMGDTISHVVLPGIVAGFLLTGVSATWPMMLGAMIAALFAVAMIEVIRRAGRIETGAAMGVIFTTMFAAGVVMLEQSGARGVHLDVEHALYGNLESAIWLDAFGISDLWNPAALATLPEAIWRILGVTVLVILFILAFYKELMITSFDVAHADSLGISSSKFGIALVFMTALAAVAAFAAVGSILVIAMFICPAATARMLTDRLSTQLWISAFVSIISGILGYLLAAFGLGWLGYDNSVSAAGMIALVAGLLQVFAMIFAPRYGMLFNRATSTDQLEDDTPRMTP encoded by the coding sequence ATGATTGAGTTTTTGCAGCTAGATTTCCCGTCCATCCTGCTTGGAACACTGGCCGCCTTATCGTGCGGGTTGCTCGGCAATTTCCTCGTTCTTCGCAAGCAAGCTTTGATGGGGGACACAATCAGTCATGTGGTGTTGCCCGGCATTGTTGCAGGCTTCTTGCTGACGGGTGTTTCTGCTACGTGGCCGATGATGCTTGGCGCAATGATTGCCGCTCTGTTTGCCGTTGCGATGATTGAAGTGATACGCCGTGCGGGCCGCATTGAGACGGGTGCTGCCATGGGTGTGATCTTCACCACCATGTTTGCAGCAGGCGTTGTGATGTTAGAGCAGAGCGGCGCGCGTGGTGTGCATCTTGATGTGGAGCACGCGCTTTACGGCAATCTTGAAAGCGCGATCTGGCTTGATGCTTTTGGTATTTCAGACCTATGGAACCCCGCCGCCCTTGCGACTTTACCCGAAGCGATTTGGCGAATATTAGGCGTGACGGTTCTCGTTATCCTCTTTATCCTCGCGTTTTACAAAGAACTGATGATCACCAGTTTTGATGTAGCCCACGCGGATAGCCTCGGTATTTCTTCATCTAAGTTCGGTATTGCCTTAGTGTTCATGACAGCTTTAGCAGCAGTTGCAGCTTTCGCAGCGGTTGGCTCGATTTTGGTGATCGCCATGTTCATCTGCCCCGCAGCGACCGCCCGCATGTTGACTGACAGGCTTTCAACGCAGCTTTGGATTAGTGCATTCGTGTCCATCATCAGTGGCATTTTGGGCTATCTGCTAGCAGCATTTGGGCTTGGGTGGCTTGGCTATGACAATAGTGTTTCTGCAGCTGGAATGATCGCGCTTGTTGCGGGATTGTTGCAAGTCTTTGCCATGATATTCGCGCCGCGTTATGGCATGCTCTTCAACCGAGCAACCAGTACCGATCAGCTTGAAGATGATACGCCGCGCATGACGCCTTGA
- a CDS encoding metal ABC transporter permease: MSEFLSALFLALSLQAGYNTSLVLVGSAILGAGAGAIGVFVLLRKRALVSDAISHATLPGIALAFLFGTWAFGDGRSLWLLLLGATLSAGIGVLAVEWMTRRTRLTEDTAIGTVLSTFFALGIVLLTFIQSLDVGGQAGLSDFILGSTAGLLRADAMLIAVTASLVSLVLITRIKQFSLLCFDPLFAHAQGMKVANLDRLLLLLLLAIVVIGLKTAGLVLVIALTIIPPVAARFWTDRVGPMLLVSAAIGGIGAYFGAAFSSIAADLPTGGLIVLTLFAVFLVSMLVAPSRGVFGSTLKHFFFQRTIHERQGLLAVSRGEPIFDPLTRRLLIKRGYLRADGAPTNEGTMAAQKMARDQALWNAYRRAYPTEAMMLDDWSLRPIDDVLPKDLVQSLSPELAPVSISKSRGGRA, encoded by the coding sequence ATGAGCGAGTTCCTTTCAGCTCTGTTTTTAGCCCTTAGTTTGCAAGCAGGATACAACACCTCCTTGGTGTTAGTCGGCTCCGCCATTTTGGGCGCGGGGGCGGGCGCTATTGGTGTGTTCGTCCTGCTTCGAAAACGTGCGCTTGTGAGTGACGCTATCAGTCACGCTACTCTTCCCGGTATTGCGCTCGCTTTTCTGTTTGGAACATGGGCCTTTGGTGATGGGCGCTCTTTGTGGTTGTTGCTCTTGGGCGCAACTTTGAGCGCTGGCATTGGGGTGTTGGCGGTTGAATGGATGACGCGGCGAACACGCCTTACTGAAGATACGGCAATTGGCACGGTGCTCTCCACCTTCTTTGCCCTTGGCATTGTTTTGTTGACGTTTATCCAGTCGCTCGATGTTGGCGGGCAGGCGGGTTTGTCTGATTTTATCCTCGGCTCAACCGCTGGCCTTTTGCGGGCCGATGCGATGCTCATTGCGGTGACGGCAAGTTTGGTGAGTTTGGTTTTGATCACCCGCATTAAACAGTTTTCGCTGCTTTGTTTCGATCCGCTCTTTGCCCATGCGCAGGGTATGAAGGTCGCAAACTTAGATCGCCTCTTGCTGCTCTTACTCCTTGCCATCGTTGTGATTGGTTTGAAAACCGCAGGCCTTGTCCTCGTGATTGCGCTTACCATCATCCCGCCTGTCGCAGCTCGTTTTTGGACGGATCGGGTTGGCCCGATGTTGTTGGTGTCTGCTGCGATTGGCGGCATTGGTGCTTATTTTGGTGCAGCGTTCTCCTCAATTGCGGCTGATTTGCCAACAGGTGGTTTGATCGTGCTCACGTTGTTTGCCGTGTTCTTGGTGTCCATGCTGGTCGCGCCAAGTCGCGGGGTGTTCGGCTCTACACTCAAGCATTTCTTCTTTCAGCGCACGATCCACGAACGCCAAGGGCTTCTTGCGGTCTCTCGCGGTGAGCCGATTTTTGATCCACTCACAAGACGGCTTTTGATCAAGCGTGGATATTTGCGGGCAGATGGTGCGCCGACGAATGAAGGCACAATGGCCGCGCAAAAAATGGCGCGTGATCAAGCTTTGTGGAATGCTTATCGCCGTGCTTATCCAACCGAAGCGATGATGCTGGATGACTGGTCTTTAAGGCCGATTGATGATGTGCTCCCGAAAGATTTGGTCCAGTCGCTTTCGCCTGAACTTGCGCCTGTTTCGATTTCCAAATCGAGAGGAGGGCGCGCGTGA
- a CDS encoding WD40 repeat domain-containing protein: MSWGSTTPLVEKSGWLENGDVHVTAVNALDQGFGFSFGDGSVLFVNGNGEKHKFASHEGAILCAASLGDRLVTAGDDGRVVVTAPDGTQTVIFEQFGRFFDQLATSSWGGIAFADGRKIFVVMPDPAKPSVTIERRYQASGSVGGLCFGPKGRKLAASRNNGASVYWVGTDRDAPDEYEWLGAHGPITWSPRGDFVVTSMQENALHVWRADNEKHGRMGGYPTRIKSMSWNPKGTALATSGSNSVVIWPFATKDGPIGQGAVQWPLNSDVALSQLSWHSTKDMILTGNYEGDVTLVREDGALVPVAKELGSVVTSVAFSKDGKSLAFGTDEGAYGVVACADL, translated from the coding sequence ATGAGTTGGGGTTCAACAACACCGCTGGTTGAAAAAAGTGGCTGGCTAGAAAATGGCGATGTTCATGTAACCGCCGTGAATGCGCTTGATCAAGGTTTTGGTTTTTCCTTTGGCGACGGCTCGGTTTTGTTCGTGAATGGGAATGGCGAGAAACACAAATTTGCAAGCCATGAAGGGGCAATCTTATGTGCTGCTTCTCTTGGTGATCGTCTTGTTACGGCGGGCGATGATGGGCGGGTTGTTGTGACTGCACCTGATGGAACGCAGACGGTAATTTTCGAACAGTTCGGACGTTTCTTTGATCAGCTTGCAACCTCCTCATGGGGTGGGATTGCTTTTGCTGATGGGCGCAAGATTTTTGTGGTTATGCCAGACCCTGCAAAACCAAGCGTGACGATCGAGCGTCGATACCAAGCTTCTGGTTCGGTCGGTGGATTGTGTTTTGGGCCGAAGGGTAGAAAGCTTGCTGCAAGCCGAAACAATGGCGCGAGCGTTTATTGGGTCGGCACAGATCGCGATGCACCCGATGAATATGAATGGCTTGGTGCGCATGGCCCGATAACATGGTCGCCGCGCGGCGATTTCGTTGTTACATCCATGCAAGAAAACGCACTTCACGTTTGGCGGGCAGACAATGAAAAACATGGTCGAATGGGCGGTTATCCAACCCGTATTAAGTCCATGTCTTGGAACCCAAAAGGCACGGCTTTAGCAACCTCGGGTTCTAATAGTGTGGTGATTTGGCCCTTTGCAACCAAGGATGGTCCCATTGGTCAAGGTGCTGTTCAATGGCCATTAAACTCTGACGTTGCTTTGTCTCAGCTCAGTTGGCACTCCACAAAAGACATGATTTTGACAGGTAATTATGAAGGTGATGTCACTTTGGTTCGCGAAGATGGTGCGCTTGTACCTGTGGCAAAAGAGCTTGGTAGTGTTGTGACATCAGTTGCGTTTTCAAAGGATGGTAAGAGCCTTGCCTTTGGCACAGATGAAGGTGCCTACGGTGTGGTGGCGTGCGCTGATCTTTAG
- a CDS encoding DUF4159 domain-containing protein has translation MFGPMLFASPWVLLALVLLPAIWWLLRLVPPRPQLQDFPPTRLLAELTKKEDTPHASPWWLTLLRLALAAIAIFAVAGPLWSPNSTNGNSDNPLLLVVDNGWTSAEDWQERADTAKGILETAARNGRPAALVMTTEPDNADVRLDDAQIALEKISAQSALPFPELRGVAADRILRAKDNLGEADVIWLASPLANENDTALADALSGFENVTIRHDEASRQTITQALNGAATLDVAVKRLGAETGPITLRALDENNVSLADVPVIFEDDALSGLGKIELPIELRNEIVRLSLINDNGTPIANAGAVHLIDDRTRLRTVGLLTGSSTDKDQPLLSPLYYINRALTPFADVREAATPNLAEAVPSLLQSGVSLLVMADVGTLPDRETDRLRKFMSKGGTVVRFAGPRLAATKDTLTPVRLREGERNLGGSLTWEEPQKLARFSQNSPFAGMDLPDDIEVTRQVLAEPDFDLLEKTWAELADGTPLVTAERIGDGWLVLFHVTADATWSNLPISGAFVDMLVKLVAFSSVPASAVQNGDADEAQAFPPFQTLGADGRLGSPLETAEPIALNEIDDVTPTSKTPPGFYGKAESLIAFNLMGQETLFEALQPAELLPDATITEINGDIATDLRPALFTLVMILLLIDAAVVAAMAGLFTRNVTKRMRVTAASAFVIIAASSITLNADNAHAQDGDGENGIPFDVTLTTRLAYVITGETAVDEISRAGLRGLTNYISLRTALEPGPPIGLDLSKDELTFFPLIYWPVTETAATPDAATMARVDAFMKQGGTVIFDTRDQIERGIGANSAANGKLREIVASLDVPPLEPVPANHVLTRAFYLLQDFPGRWIGSPLWVEAIDDQNKGNEGTRSQADGVSSILITANDFAGAWATDENANPLLPTSPDDPQQRVYAFRTGVNIVMYTLTGNYKADQVHIPALLERLGQ, from the coding sequence ATGTTCGGCCCTATGCTATTTGCTTCCCCTTGGGTTTTACTCGCGCTGGTATTATTGCCTGCGATTTGGTGGTTGCTGCGTCTGGTTCCACCGCGCCCACAATTACAAGATTTCCCGCCGACACGACTTTTGGCAGAACTGACCAAAAAAGAAGACACACCACATGCAAGCCCGTGGTGGCTGACGTTGTTGCGTCTTGCTTTGGCAGCCATAGCAATTTTCGCGGTTGCAGGCCCTTTGTGGTCACCCAATTCAACCAATGGAAATAGTGATAACCCGTTGTTGCTCGTGGTCGACAACGGTTGGACATCAGCTGAAGATTGGCAAGAACGAGCAGACACAGCCAAAGGCATCCTTGAAACAGCCGCCCGTAACGGTCGCCCTGCTGCCCTCGTGATGACCACTGAGCCAGACAATGCAGACGTTCGTCTTGATGATGCGCAGATCGCTTTAGAAAAGATATCCGCCCAATCAGCCCTTCCATTCCCAGAATTGCGCGGTGTCGCAGCAGACCGAATTTTGCGCGCCAAAGACAATCTTGGTGAGGCAGACGTGATTTGGCTTGCAAGCCCCCTTGCCAATGAAAATGACACAGCGCTTGCCGATGCTTTGAGCGGTTTTGAAAATGTGACTATTCGCCATGATGAAGCGTCGCGCCAAACAATCACCCAAGCGCTTAATGGCGCGGCAACCCTTGATGTTGCGGTGAAGCGATTGGGTGCAGAAACGGGCCCAATCACACTGCGGGCGCTTGATGAAAATAACGTGTCGCTTGCCGATGTTCCTGTGATCTTTGAAGATGATGCGCTCTCTGGCCTTGGCAAGATTGAGCTACCGATTGAACTGCGCAACGAAATCGTTCGCCTAAGCCTCATCAACGATAACGGCACACCAATTGCCAATGCAGGCGCGGTGCACCTTATTGATGACCGCACGCGCCTCCGCACCGTTGGGCTTTTAACGGGTAGCTCCACAGATAAAGACCAGCCTTTGCTCTCCCCGCTTTACTACATCAATCGCGCGTTGACACCGTTCGCCGATGTGCGCGAAGCGGCAACACCCAATCTGGCTGAAGCCGTGCCGTCTCTCCTGCAATCAGGGGTCTCTTTGCTAGTGATGGCAGATGTCGGCACCTTGCCAGACCGTGAAACCGATCGGCTTCGCAAATTCATGTCTAAAGGCGGCACGGTCGTGCGCTTTGCAGGGCCTCGCCTTGCGGCAACGAAAGACACGCTCACGCCTGTGCGCCTTCGCGAAGGGGAACGCAATCTAGGCGGATCGCTCACGTGGGAAGAACCGCAAAAACTCGCGCGCTTCTCGCAAAACAGTCCCTTTGCTGGCATGGACCTTCCAGACGACATCGAAGTAACACGCCAAGTTCTTGCAGAGCCAGATTTTGATCTGCTGGAGAAAACATGGGCAGAGCTTGCCGATGGCACCCCGCTTGTAACGGCTGAACGTATTGGCGATGGTTGGTTGGTTCTCTTCCATGTCACCGCCGATGCCACATGGTCAAACCTTCCAATCTCTGGTGCCTTTGTTGATATGCTGGTGAAGCTCGTTGCGTTCTCATCCGTGCCCGCCTCCGCCGTGCAAAACGGAGACGCGGATGAAGCGCAAGCCTTCCCGCCTTTCCAAACGCTCGGTGCCGATGGCCGCTTGGGTTCACCGTTAGAGACAGCTGAACCAATCGCCCTCAATGAAATTGACGACGTGACACCTACAAGCAAAACACCGCCCGGCTTCTACGGCAAAGCAGAAAGCTTGATTGCGTTCAATTTGATGGGACAAGAAACACTCTTTGAAGCCTTGCAACCAGCAGAGCTTTTGCCCGACGCCACCATCACTGAAATAAACGGCGATATTGCTACTGATTTACGTCCAGCTTTATTCACCCTCGTTATGATCTTATTGCTCATCGATGCAGCAGTGGTCGCCGCAATGGCTGGCTTGTTCACTCGCAATGTCACAAAACGTATGCGCGTGACTGCCGCCAGTGCTTTTGTGATTATCGCCGCGTCTAGCATAACCCTCAACGCCGATAATGCTCACGCCCAAGATGGGGACGGCGAGAACGGTATTCCTTTTGATGTCACGCTGACCACACGTCTTGCTTATGTGATAACGGGCGAGACTGCCGTTGATGAGATTAGTCGTGCTGGCCTTCGCGGTCTCACCAATTACATTTCCCTTCGTACAGCCCTAGAACCTGGCCCACCGATTGGCCTTGATCTTTCCAAAGATGAGCTCACATTCTTCCCGCTGATTTATTGGCCGGTGACAGAAACAGCTGCTACCCCTGATGCCGCGACCATGGCGCGGGTTGATGCCTTTATGAAGCAAGGTGGCACCGTCATCTTTGATACACGTGACCAGATAGAACGCGGCATCGGCGCGAACTCGGCTGCAAACGGCAAACTTCGCGAAATCGTCGCAAGCCTAGACGTACCTCCTCTGGAGCCTGTTCCAGCAAACCACGTTTTAACGCGCGCCTTCTATTTGCTTCAAGATTTCCCCGGTCGTTGGATCGGTAGCCCGCTTTGGGTGGAAGCAATTGATGATCAGAACAAAGGCAACGAAGGAACCCGCTCGCAGGCAGATGGCGTATCGTCCATTTTGATTACCGCGAACGATTTCGCAGGCGCTTGGGCAACCGACGAAAACGCCAATCCCTTGCTTCCAACATCGCCCGATGATCCGCAACAGCGCGTTTATGCATTTAGAACCGGCGTCAACATTGTGATGTATACGCTCACTGGCAATTACAAAGCAGACCAAGTGCATATCCCTGCCTTGCTCGAACGGTTGGGGCAATAA
- a CDS encoding NUDIX domain-containing protein has translation MKSLIARIMHYVHLVRRSHTLGVRAIVQKEDGSVLLVKHTYIPGWYLPGGGIEWGETFYQALEKELMEEAGVTLDGKAEMLGIYQNRRASKRDHVALYHCPHWRQDNKPNLPNHEIIAAEFFPLDELPDGTTDATKRRLAELQAGGPYNEYW, from the coding sequence ATGAAGTCTCTCATCGCACGCATTATGCATTACGTCCACCTCGTCCGCCGTTCGCACACACTTGGCGTGCGGGCAATTGTGCAAAAAGAAGACGGCTCGGTGCTCTTGGTCAAGCACACTTATATTCCCGGTTGGTATTTGCCAGGTGGCGGAATTGAGTGGGGCGAAACCTTTTATCAAGCGCTTGAAAAAGAATTGATGGAAGAAGCAGGCGTAACACTTGATGGTAAAGCCGAAATGCTGGGCATTTATCAAAACCGCCGCGCGTCAAAACGCGATCATGTAGCGCTTTATCACTGCCCTCATTGGCGGCAAGACAACAAGCCCAACTTACCCAACCACGAAATTATTGCTGCAGAATTCTTCCCGTTAGACGAGCTGCCTGATGGCACAACGGACGCCACAAAACGCCGCCTTGCAGAACTGCAGGCAGGCGGCCCGTACAATGAGTATTGGTAG
- a CDS encoding metallophosphoesterase: MTFTLAHFSDPHIGPLPQPTFGELLSKRITGYLNYRRNRKASMTSGSLDLLLADLKAQNPDHIALTGDVVNIALEREFVQAADWLEAVGPADHVSLIPGNHDAYVPSALAMAKKHWGPYFLGDEAVSDRIEFPYVRKRGVVKIIALSTGVPTAPFMATGRLGREQISKAETLLKAAAEEDCFRVVMIHHPPFVEEGRWYKRLTDYEAFNEMIARAGAELVLHGHTHRRNVMYLDGPTGNVPVVGVPSAASGLEGKHEPGRYNLYKIDAVDGAEDRNKWRCEQIERGITSNGIEELARRVL; this comes from the coding sequence GTGACTTTTACCCTCGCCCATTTTTCCGATCCGCATATCGGCCCCCTGCCTCAACCGACCTTTGGTGAGTTGTTGTCGAAACGCATTACTGGCTATTTGAATTATCGCCGAAACCGCAAAGCGTCCATGACGTCTGGGTCGCTTGATCTTTTGTTGGCGGATTTGAAAGCTCAAAATCCTGACCACATAGCGCTAACAGGAGATGTAGTGAACATCGCGTTGGAGCGAGAGTTTGTGCAGGCGGCTGATTGGCTTGAAGCTGTCGGGCCTGCCGATCATGTGTCGCTCATTCCAGGAAACCATGACGCCTATGTGCCGAGTGCTTTGGCGATGGCGAAGAAACATTGGGGGCCTTATTTCCTTGGTGATGAGGCGGTTTCTGACCGTATAGAATTTCCCTATGTTAGGAAGCGCGGTGTGGTGAAGATCATCGCCCTTTCAACGGGTGTGCCAACCGCACCGTTTATGGCGACGGGGCGATTGGGGCGGGAGCAAATTTCAAAAGCGGAAACGTTGTTGAAGGCCGCTGCAGAAGAAGATTGTTTTCGGGTTGTGATGATCCATCATCCGCCCTTTGTTGAAGAAGGCCGTTGGTATAAACGTCTGACCGACTATGAAGCCTTTAATGAAATGATTGCGCGCGCTGGGGCTGAGCTTGTTTTGCACGGGCACACGCATCGACGCAATGTTATGTATTTGGATGGGCCGACAGGTAATGTGCCTGTCGTCGGTGTTCCGTCTGCTGCCAGCGGATTAGAGGGCAAGCATGAACCGGGGCGTTATAATCTTTATAAAATTGACGCGGTTGATGGTGCCGAAGACCGCAACAAATGGCGCTGCGAACAAATCGAACGTGGTATCACGTCAAATGGCATCGAAGAGCTTGCTCGTCGGGTGCTTTAG
- a CDS encoding GTP-binding protein: protein MSDERAQTSPATVPVTVLTGYLGAGKTTLLNRILTEDHGKKYAVIVNEFGEIGIDNDLVVDTDEEIFEMNNGCVCCTVRGDLIRILNGLMKRVGGFDGILIETTGLADPAPVAQTFFMDDDVRAKTHLDAVVTVVDGKHIAERLKDAPEAREQIAFGDVILVNKTDLLSDDELTDIERSVRAVNPYAVLHRTVKSDIALDKILDRGAFDLGRILEIEPSFLTEDHSHHDHGHDHGHSHEHHHHGRHANDMGSVSLRTDKMLNPSVFFPWVNSIVDTLGPDILRTKGILAFKDDDDRYVLQGVHMIIEGDSQRPWRNDEKRESRLVFIGRNLNAQELEAGFMACVAS from the coding sequence ATGAGTGATGAGCGCGCACAAACATCACCTGCCACTGTACCTGTTACAGTTTTGACCGGTTATTTGGGGGCGGGTAAGACCACTTTGTTGAACCGGATACTGACTGAAGACCACGGCAAGAAATACGCGGTCATCGTCAATGAGTTTGGTGAGATCGGTATCGATAATGATTTGGTTGTTGATACGGACGAAGAAATTTTTGAGATGAACAATGGCTGTGTGTGTTGCACGGTTCGTGGTGATTTAATCCGAATTTTGAATGGCTTGATGAAACGGGTCGGTGGCTTTGATGGCATCTTGATCGAGACAACAGGGTTGGCTGATCCGGCACCTGTTGCACAAACCTTCTTTATGGACGACGACGTAAGAGCCAAAACGCATCTTGATGCTGTTGTCACCGTTGTCGATGGCAAACACATTGCTGAGCGTTTAAAAGATGCGCCTGAAGCGCGCGAGCAGATTGCTTTTGGTGATGTGATCTTGGTCAATAAAACTGATTTGTTGAGTGACGATGAACTGACCGACATTGAGCGGTCTGTCCGTGCGGTCAATCCTTATGCTGTCCTTCATCGGACTGTAAAAAGTGATATTGCGCTTGATAAAATTTTGGACCGTGGTGCGTTTGATCTTGGTCGGATTTTGGAAATTGAACCGTCCTTTTTGACAGAGGATCATAGCCATCATGATCATGGGCACGACCACGGTCATAGCCACGAGCACCATCATCACGGTCGCCATGCAAATGATATGGGCAGCGTTTCGCTTCGCACAGACAAGATGCTCAATCCAAGCGTGTTCTTTCCGTGGGTTAATAGCATCGTTGATACGCTCGGCCCTGACATTTTACGCACCAAAGGCATTTTGGCGTTCAAGGATGATGATGACCGTTATGTCCTTCAAGGCGTGCATATGATCATTGAAGGCGATAGCCAGCGGCCTTGGCGCAATGATGAAAAACGCGAGAGCCGTCTTGTTTTCATTGGCCGTAATTTGAATGCCCAAGAACTAGAAGCAGGCTTTATGGCCTGTGTTGCTTCATGA
- a CDS encoding N-acetyltransferase produces MTCSFSITHETFDHLAAIEAIHETVFGPGRFARTAFRVREGILADPDFCFVAIEDETVAGSVRLTKVIIGEEEAYLLGPLCVADPKQGAGIGKALVQKTCEAVHEKHALPVILVGDAPYYAPLGFERAPHSIKMPGPVDYARLLVAWPEALSNREGYQGVMRGVSSSS; encoded by the coding sequence ATGACTTGTTCTTTCTCCATCACACACGAAACCTTTGACCATTTGGCCGCGATTGAAGCCATCCACGAAACGGTATTCGGCCCAGGTCGCTTCGCGCGTACAGCCTTTAGAGTGCGCGAAGGCATTCTTGCTGACCCTGATTTTTGTTTTGTGGCGATTGAAGATGAAACCGTTGCCGGATCGGTCAGATTGACCAAAGTGATAATCGGCGAGGAAGAAGCCTATTTGCTCGGCCCCCTCTGCGTGGCTGATCCAAAACAAGGCGCTGGCATTGGTAAAGCCTTGGTGCAAAAAACCTGCGAAGCTGTCCATGAAAAACATGCGCTTCCCGTCATTTTGGTGGGTGATGCACCTTACTATGCACCGCTCGGTTTTGAACGCGCACCACATAGCATAAAAATGCCCGGCCCTGTTGATTATGCAAGACTGTTGGTCGCATGGCCTGAAGCGCTTTCTAACCGTGAAGGTTATCAAGGCGTCATGCGCGGCGTATCATCTTCAAGCTGA
- a CDS encoding glutathione S-transferase family protein, producing the protein MGLLVEGVWHEEWYDTKTTNGKFVRKDSTFRNWVTHDGKAGPSGVGGFKAGAGRYHLYVSHACPWAHRAMIFRSLFGLEEMISISVVDHLMRDKGWEFSDNEGAIPDPLFGAKVMADIYVKADPKFTGRVTVPVLWDKETSTIVSNESSEIIRMINDGFRDLSALKHDFYPASMRGEIDAVNERVYHDINNGVYKSGFATTQQAYEDAVTRLFDALDFVENLLGKQDYLAGDVLTEADWRLFTTLVRFDPVYVGHFKCNLKSIADYPNLSNYLRALYQVDGVAGTVNMDHIKRHYYESHATVNPTGIVPKGPEMDLLSPHNRPVITLV; encoded by the coding sequence ATGGGGCTGTTGGTTGAAGGCGTTTGGCATGAAGAATGGTACGACACCAAAACGACGAATGGGAAGTTCGTGCGTAAGGACAGTACGTTTCGAAACTGGGTAACGCATGATGGTAAGGCAGGGCCAAGTGGTGTTGGCGGCTTTAAAGCGGGAGCAGGGCGCTATCATCTTTATGTTTCCCATGCCTGCCCTTGGGCGCACCGTGCGATGATTTTTCGCTCGTTGTTCGGGTTAGAGGAGATGATCTCGATTTCTGTGGTTGATCATTTGATGCGCGATAAAGGTTGGGAGTTTTCGGATAACGAAGGCGCAATTCCCGACCCCTTGTTCGGTGCGAAAGTGATGGCTGATATCTATGTGAAAGCGGACCCTAAATTTACAGGTCGTGTGACGGTTCCTGTGTTGTGGGACAAGGAAACGAGCACGATTGTCTCTAATGAATCGTCGGAAATTATTCGCATGATCAATGATGGCTTTCGCGATCTATCAGCCCTTAAGCACGACTTTTATCCTGCTTCGATGCGCGGTGAAATTGATGCAGTGAATGAGCGCGTTTATCACGACATCAATAATGGCGTTTATAAATCTGGTTTCGCGACCACCCAACAAGCCTATGAAGACGCCGTAACGAGGCTTTTTGACGCCTTGGATTTTGTGGAAAACCTACTTGGTAAGCAAGATTATCTCGCTGGTGATGTTTTAACCGAGGCTGACTGGCGGCTTTTTACAACGCTGGTGCGGTTTGATCCCGTCTATGTTGGGCACTTTAAATGCAACCTTAAAAGCATTGCAGATTATCCTAATCTTTCCAATTATTTACGGGCGCTTTATCAGGTGGATGGTGTTGCTGGAACGGTCAATATGGACCACATCAAACGGCACTATTATGAAAGCCATGCGACGGTGAACCCGACAGGGATCGTTCCCAAAGGGCCAGAAATGGACTTGTTATCCCCGCATAATCGCCCTGTGATAACTCTTGTGTGA